The Acipenser ruthenus chromosome 27, fAciRut3.2 maternal haplotype, whole genome shotgun sequence genome includes a window with the following:
- the LOC131701904 gene encoding transcription factor HES-5-like: protein MAPTIAAAMGYSQGHVTMTNKLRKPVVEKMRRDRINSSIEQLKTLLGKEFVKQQPDSKLEKADILEMTVCYLRQSASPRPATGNEGYSRCVQEIVNFLSRDEMKTETQRKLLNHFQAAQNSPVHQSTVKEATPVKSALWQPW, encoded by the exons ATGGCACCTACAATCGCTGCAGCTATGGGATACTCACAGGGACACGTGACAATGACCAACAAA TTGAGAAAACCGGTGGTTGAAAAGATGCGCAGAGATCGTATCAACAGCAGCATCGAGCAGCTCAAGACGTTACTGGGAAAAGAATTCGTGAAGCAGCAGCCCGATTCCAAACTGGAGAAAGCGGACATCCTGGAAATGACCGTCTGCTACCTGAGACAGAGCGCCTCCCCCCGGCCAGCGACGGGAAACGAAGGCTACTCCAGGTGTGTGCAAGAAATCGTGAACTTCCTTTCCCGGGATGAAATGAAGACAGAAACCCAGAGGAAACTACTGAACCATTTCCAAGCTGCGCAGAATTCTCCAGTGCATCAGAGCACCGTCAAAGAGGCGACCCCGGTGAAGAGTGCCCTCTGGCAGCCCTGGTAG
- the LOC131701903 gene encoding transcription factor HES-5-like → MAPTIAAAMGYSQGHVTMTNKLRKPVVEKMRRDRINSSIEQLKTLLGKEFVKQQPDSKLEKADILEMTVCYLRQSASPRPATGNEGYSRCVQEIVHFLSRDEMKTETQRKLLNHFQAAQNSPVHQSPVKEATPVKSALWRPW, encoded by the exons ATGGCACCTACAATCGCTGCAGCTATGGGATACTCACAGGGACACGTGACAATGACCAACAAA TTGAGAAAACCGGTGGTTGAAAAGATGCGCAGAGATCGTATCAACAGCAGTATCGAGCAGCTCAAGACGTTACTGGGAAAAGAATTCGTGAAGCAGCAGCCCGATTCCAAACTGGAGAAAGCGGACATCCTGGAAATGACCGTCTGCTACCTGAGACAGAGCGCCTCCCCCCGGCCAGCGACGGGAAACGAAGGCTACTCCAGGTGTGTGCAAGAAATCGTGCACTTCCTTTCCCGGGATGAAATGAAGACAGAAACCCAGAGGAAACTACTGAACCATTTCCAAGCTGCGCAGAATTCTCCAGTGCATCAGAGCCCCGTCAAAGAGGCGACCCCGGTGAAGAGTGCCCTCTGGCGGCCCTGGTAG
- the LOC131701902 gene encoding transcription factor HES-5-like, giving the protein MAPTIAAAMGYSQGHVTMTNKLRKPVVEKMRRDRINSSIEQLKTLLGKEFVKQQPDSKLEKADILEMTVCYLRQSASPRPATGNEGYSRCVQEIVHFLSRDEMKTETQRKLLNHFQAAQNSPVHQSPVKEATPVKSALWRPW; this is encoded by the exons ATGGCACCTACAATCGCTGCAGCTATGGGATACTCACAGGGACACgtgacaatgacaaacaaa TTGAGAAAACCGGTGGTTGAAAAGATGCGCAGAGATCGTATCAACAGCAGCATCGAGCAGCTCAAGACGTTACTGGGAAAAGAATTCGTGAAGCAGCAGCCCGATTCCAAACTGGAGAAAGCGGACATCCTGGAAATGACCGTCTGCTACCTGAGACAGAGCGCCTCCCCCCGGCCAGCGACGGGAAACGAAGGCTACTCCAGGTGTGTGCAAGAAATCGTGCACTTCCTTTCCCGGGATGAAATGAAGACAGAAACCCAGAGGAAACTACTGAACCATTTCCAAGCTGCGCAGAATTCTCCAGTGCATCAGAGCCCCGTCAAAGAGGCGACCCCGGTGAAGAGTGCCCTCTGGCGGCCCTGGTAG
- the LOC117963673 gene encoding transcription factor HES-5-like — MAPTIAAAMGYSQGHVTMTNKLRKPVVEKMRRDRINSSIEQLKTLLGKEFVKQQPDSKLEKADILEMTVCYLRQSASPRPATGNEGYSRCVQEIVHFLSRGEMKTETQRKLLNHFQAAQNSPVHQSPVKEATPVKSALWRPW, encoded by the exons ATGGCACCTACAATCGCTGCAGCTATGGGATACTCACAGGGACACGTGACAATGACCAACAAA TTGAGAAAACCGGTGGTTGAAAAGATGCGCAGAGATCGTATCAACAGCAGCATCGAGCAGCTCAAGACGTTACTGGGAAAAGAATTCGTGAAGCAGCAGCCCGATTCCAAACTGGAGAAAGCGGACATCCTGGAAATGACCGTCTGCTACCTGAGACAGAGCGCCTCCCCCCGGCCAGCGACGGGAAACGAAGGCTACTCCAGGTGTGTGCAAGAAATCGTGCACTTCCTTTCCCGGGGTGAAATGAAGACAGAAACCCAGAGGAAACTACTGAACCATTTCCAAGCTGCGCAGAATTCTCCAGTGCATCAGAGCCCCGTCAAAGAGGCGACCCCGGTGAAGAGTGCCCTCTGGCGGCCCTGGTAG